TGTTACAGAAGAATAGAGAAGTTCACATTAAACACCTTTTGCTAGACAAGCGCCATTCTGGTCAATTTTAGAACTGTTATTTGATGTTTTCAGCTggacatttttttactttgacgAATATTTAAGATGATCCTCCTTACCTCTACCCTCCATAGTTTACGTACATATACAGACCTATCGATTGTTTACATAAATGAGATAAGAAGTGAATTTGCAGTTCGCATTCGGTTAGTTATACTCCTGTTATTTTGAACTCTTGGtagttagaaatttttttctctggGCTATTGAGTGTCGAATTATCGAGAGTTGactgtatataaaatgaatttaaaataaaatttaaatcgacaaagtttatgaaatatttttgtcatgggtagataatttttctttccaattatattaaatcattGTATGGGTTAGTATTAACATGGATTTTTTGCtggaattaaaaagtataaagttTGTTCATAGACAAAATTTGTGCACATTTTTCCTCAgctcctttttttggttcaataggaatgtggaaaatttaaatgttagtatattgttattaaatggAACATAATCTTAGTCAATGAAATCACAAAagccaattataaaaatttgtatatttataatataaaaaaaaatgtgtatattaatacaataattctAGCGAACTGAAAATCTTGGATTGATAAAAATGGAATTCTAGAACACgcctatttttaataaactcccATTTTTATctccataattttaaatatatatatataaaatttttgttcagtaaatttttattaataatcactCTTAGAAGTTCTGTATTTTAttgccaaaaaatatattttgaaaggaCTAAAGTTGATAACGTCCCTTTTAAGTCTATTGTAAAGGTATTACCAGTTTTCTTGctcagaatgaaataaaattttacgtagCTGTTCTTAGTATAAACTACGAAATAACTGTTCTAAAAAAGACAACCAAACAAGACCAATATAGggatataataaaacaaaaaacggtCGTTATGAACCTTAGTCCTTCATATGGTATTTATCCACGTCAAACATATCTATCCactgtttcattaaatttattaatttatgcttCTTTGCTTAGAAATGCAAATCAACTCTCAATAGCTATGACGAAACTgaacttatattaaaaattagagCATTTTCTAATTAAGTAAACATTTTCTGTGTGCAAGAGCTTTGACGGCATTCGGCGAAGTTTGATAAAATAAGGCGAATGTTTGATACAGCAATTTTTGTCAGATGTTTAGGGCTACTATTCGTATGTGTAAGTTCTTTGTAAAACTAAAAGATAATTACTAATTAGTAAGGTAAGCTAAGgtacgaaaaacttttttctcccgtaatttacttcaaaaattatcgTAAATCAAAGTAATTAAAGTCCCTGATCCCTGACGGTTTTTGAATTGGGAAAATTCTCGAAAACGCGGTGTTTTCTTTCACGGCATCaggaaaaattgtaattaagcttaaaatttatgaatatccACTTTTCTTTCGCATTTTGgaagaagataattgaataaatataacgCAAATATGACCAACACccaaaatattgcaatttgtggtgtattttattaaaaagcatAGAAAACAGCCGAGATTTACATCACCCTGCCCCAGAGCCGAGGGATTCtagatttagattttttaataatacctacCAACTAGAAGTGAGTCATTGATATTGAAAGCAGTTTTAGAAATGGCTCTTTCATTCAGTACAAATTTTCTACTTAatatgcttaaaaataaaatatttttattattgaacaaactctaaataatttgaatttatccCATTCAATTATGAGTACAGGGTGCTATATTTTGGCATTTTTGAAAGTCCACTGAGGTATAGAACTATCAGAGATCGTCGTAAGCAACCAACACGATCTTACACGAtcagtatttaatttttgcttcattatttttaatcttaagcCCAAGCTGTTAAAACAAATAGTAACTATTGACGTACTGAAGTGCCAAAACTTACACGATCAGTAATCATACCAAaacctataaaattttaagcgGAGAATCGAACCGTCAATATTTGCAAATACTGACCGTGTAAGATCTtcactaaaatttaattctaaagAGTGTTAAATCTCGTCGAACTCTGTGATTACCACTGAATGTCTATAAATGCCCAAAAAAAGGCACTCCGATCTAAGTACTCTTAAGGATCtcattgattatttaaaaaatttgtgtatttatacagaaaatgagacaataaactttaaaacaatGTTATATCAACTTTTACGGTCTagcgaaaataattttctccaaCTACTCTCATCCACATTATTatcaaattctacaaatttttagatgtaacctcatgatgacgcttgacgctggCTTTGAGCGTTAAATTGGGGTTCCATGTAACCTCAAGAGACGCTTGCTTTAAGCGTTAAATTAGCGTTCCACCTAGCTGAAAAAAGTAGACTCTACTTTCTaatcaaataaaagaatattattttgatccaaaggAAACAAAATGGATGATACCATTTTGGGCCTTCACAGTTTAAATAATGTGAGTAATTTCTAACCAATCAAAAGTTGATAtttcatttatgttttatatttttgtcgattagcataatatattttgtttacggtaattatgttcaaaattaatttaaaaaatattatatatttaattatacaacAACAGTtcgcttaaaaaattagtaatttatttaataaaaaataaattgtgtatttataaataaattaaaaaaaaaaaaaatagcctgaaatattttttgtatttaatttaaaatttatatacaaaaaaaaataataataaaaaatgtttttagtatattttaattgatatatatagtcttattatttgaataaaattgaacaaataaaattttaaacaacttgttttatttaaactaaattttttatttacagcatCACAAATTCAAacgtataattatttatttttatttaaattttcaaaaaattcttccTTAATTTTTGCTCGTTCACTTAATGGTGGCATATTTGGTATAATTCCTTTTCGTTTACGACTTAATcgtattttattctataaaaaaattattttttattttaaagttatgaaATCAGCATCAAACAGATAAGattgcaaattttcgaaaagctgaaaatgttagaaaaaatCATAACGCTAACGGCCTAACACAATTCTATGCGTTAATTTTTCAGAggatatcataataaataaggtTCATAGAAATATCTACATCATCCTAGTTTGGGCGCATAAGTGATATACatttttaccataaattattTCTCCAAAGAAAAGCTAATGTAGTCTTAATTTCTAGTTAGATTTCAAGAAAGCTACTAATACGCttctaaaagtttaaattttaaaataacatcatCTTTCTAGACAAGGAGATTCAGCTCAAACGGGAGAATTGACCAAATTTGTTACTAGTGTTCCTTTTGCACCGATGTGCATAGCACGAAACAAATACGATCATATACGAACGAAACATTACATAAATGCGTCATATTTTCAACTCGCGCGGCGCGCGTTCCACTACCTGGGGCAAAAGGAACACTTCCAACGTCATTTTTTTGGCAGATATTTGGTTAAATGGAGTTGAATCTCCTTGTGAGTCTCCATGTTCCTACTATTCAGAGAATATATCtttactgatatagtctctgtACTATTCGTGATTCTAAAATACTGAGCTGCTCCCTATTGATTTAAATATGGAGATATTTCTTGAAGTCGCGAATCGATTTAcacatttaatgaaaattatttgtatccgATATTCATTGCaactatttcaaaaacttaGTATTTTTGagctaatatttaaataaactaagaggatcaatattttcataaacactctgtatattcaaataataaacaaaaaccatTACCCAGAATTCTTTGCAATTGTTGTAATTGACAAAAAACACTTCGCATTTTTCTCGATCGAAATTGTTgtcatttaaacatttatatgaCATAGCTTGttcctaaataaaattaaaaaatataattttacaaaataaatttatattatatttattcctAACCTATAACTTAAATgtcttaaatttattaaaattaccttcGAACAAGGATTTGCCTCTTCTTGATTTCTTTTCATAGGCATTTCCATATACTTtattccaaatttcaaatcacaaaattaaaatatttaattttctcataTAAATATGTCCAACTTTTGTCAAATAGTTATGCTTGTTTGAGTTACGAAAACCCCATCGGTTAATTGTTGAGAGATAATTTATGTAATctaaacaattcattttttagtacaataattttcaattattatccAGAAaggaaatgagaaaaaaatgaatatacaaaacaaaaattgaaatttacttattttctcATAACCAATATAAATTATCACTGTACATAATATAGTATTGTAAAATCGTATTTCTTAATTAGATTATTTGTACACGTGATAAAGACTTTCTTGGAATGTTTGTAATCATGGACTTGCCCAACTTTTGGTCCAAGGGGAAGTCAAAACAGGAATTCATGGTCTAGAGAGGGGCTAAGCAGAAATTTTGgcacaaaaatttcataaattcaatagTATTTTTGCATATAAACACATCCTTGTtggttaaattataataaaatgtaaattcagATCGAAGGGGGAAGCTCCCTTGGACtagtaagtataaaaaaatcatcattcaACTCTACAGCTCTATGGCATTTAAGTATTATTATCTCTATGTGTTTACACATAGTCGTGTATATAAGACACAATATAGGCTTATAGGAAAAAAACTTTCAAGATAAGGAAGTAAAGAAGACATAGGAAGTAGATGATAAAGCTATAAAATAGGAAGTAGATTGATATTGCTAAAGCCACAAGCACAAAAACCGCAAGCAAATATATTGTTATCACTTTCAactttttagacaaaatttattttgttagtaGTATTAATAATTTAGTATCGCTATCATTTGAATAACAATTGTTCGTGTCTAATTTTACCGGAGTTGATGTTAACCCCTTTATTTTGAATTGCAAGAGTCAACGAGTAAgtgaattttttacattattgtaATGGACCATTTCCCCGAAATctttaaaattgttcaatagATAAGCCCTAAGTGATACAAGTAGGTACAAATCGTTTTTAGTATGTACAACCAAGTATTTACGCCGAGATACTTGAAATTTAACTAgccattattgaaaataattgaatgctGAAAGATACTTTTCTAAAAGTATAGGTGATACAAGTAGAAACAAGCAATTTTCGGTTTtcggaaaaaagttttaaactaaaatcttCAAAGAACGTTTCAAGTTTATTAAccctcgaaccaaaaaaaaatgtgt
This genomic interval from Chrysoperla carnea chromosome 1, inChrCarn1.1, whole genome shotgun sequence contains the following:
- the LOC123298446 gene encoding coiled-coil-helix-coiled-coil-helix domain-containing protein 7, whose protein sequence is MEMPMKRNQEEANPCSKEQAMSYKCLNDNNFDREKCEVFFVNYNNCKEFWNKIRLSRKRKGIIPNMPPLSERAKIKEEFFENLNKNK